From the genome of Streptococcus marmotae, one region includes:
- a CDS encoding GbpC/Spa domain-containing protein, with protein MKNNNNKNKFDWYGLSQHFSIRKYHFGVASVLLGTSLLTNPVGVVSADEVATVVSQPESFNLQLQQKHKYQQQKELLLNGQVQTTTWVSSSALENAVNEAKQAGVEVTETIPRQQSSVSAAIADSVAQIKEVNAAITAQKGADAIYAQKQAEYETAVKANAEAVANKAVVDAHNAEQKAAYEQAKAEYGAEKKVYDDTLAAAKAAEATNDKIKADNASMKTKYDAAKAVYDKEHVEFVAAKAAYDTAVAAKEKVEAHNIQIETDNAQAQAAYDKAMAKYQADLTQYKADLAAYSEAVKSRTIAEAKNAAVSEANAKVQADYEVAKAAYETEKGRYNKDLKDYNDAVAKKAEVEAHNTQIESDNAQAQIDYENAVKAHEVAKAEYKEALDAFNKAVAAKAAAEATNANITKGNHVVWDAYNADKAEYDAKKASYDVARAKYEAEKAQYDQAKEAFDAAKTAYEQALSKYEIDYNHYLEDLKARSNNGLKYASELAKYELAKKQYDEAKAAYNEYLASANLQNIVQDLTFLRESNATHTTTGIDMWLKREAQARLGSGGTVAQYRTDQMTATDTESNNPYKNQGESEWAVVKEGQKFDVIYENLSGSKLGGKTISKVVYKYEIVKLPSADGVGIAQIHQDPTLTMTIGSATDNDKPVHVNVDVEFYDENGNKIDWANKSAIFALNSLNHWDGSPYVEASKPRVLTVEAKDTENNVVRGTWDPYADGSSPQSADDQPIKKYGSVADIVWENGAKVTINDSNPLKLVTAKSEWKDNSFQVTEQKTVTETSLNASGSANGKSIGADTYVWNDNGVEKNDVLGTYKIDPTTGSLVYTPKVIFQTTRHQEYVGIGDQEYILMPRSSVSFDSATNQVTSQKSNQYTSQGSVYNANANAVTSSEGWDNPASTIFYYGGAGVKMITGHLEFIAKGANATGDATVYWFAINSNLAFPKDPGEEPTPPIPPTDPVEPEKPSFDETEPTAPTEPTPPTPPAKPISKPEVEVPEVPIPPVEPAPPSPVTPTPKLDIPEVPDRPTPPIPPAEPRYKPKVEVPEVPAIPREPTPPSPVTTTPKLEVPKVPSEPTPPTPPVEPIYRPEVGIPEVPSNPIPPAEPNYKLEIEVPEVPVSPERQQFYVKWHKNFVVELSEKLLPPANSSLPVEPEVDIPEVSGESTPPVMTEKPNTAIPVKSVTPAQKVLPETGASYGVPLFMAGMTAFTAATLLAVTKCKED; from the coding sequence GTGAAGAACAATAATAATAAAAACAAGTTTGATTGGTATGGCTTGAGCCAGCATTTTTCGATTCGGAAATACCATTTTGGTGTAGCATCAGTATTGCTTGGAACATCACTTTTAACAAATCCTGTCGGTGTCGTATCTGCTGATGAAGTAGCAACTGTCGTTTCTCAACCAGAGTCATTTAATCTTCAGTTGCAGCAGAAACACAAGTATCAGCAACAAAAAGAACTGTTACTAAACGGTCAAGTTCAAACAACAACATGGGTATCATCATCTGCGCTTGAAAACGCTGTAAACGAAGCGAAACAAGCAGGAGTTGAAGTAACTGAAACCATCCCTCGCCAGCAGTCATCTGTGTCAGCAGCGATAGCTGACAGCGTTGCGCAAATCAAAGAAGTTAACGCAGCAATAACAGCTCAAAAAGGTGCAGATGCTATTTATGCTCAAAAGCAAGCTGAATATGAAACTGCAGTGAAGGCTAACGCTGAAGCAGTAGCTAACAAAGCTGTTGTAGATGCACATAATGCTGAACAAAAAGCAGCCTACGAGCAAGCGAAAGCTGAATATGGTGCTGAGAAGAAAGTTTATGATGATACCCTTGCAGCTGCAAAAGCTGCAGAAGCAACTAACGATAAAATCAAAGCTGACAACGCATCAATGAAAACAAAATATGATGCTGCAAAAGCAGTTTACGATAAAGAACATGTGGAATTCGTAGCAGCTAAAGCAGCTTATGATACAGCTGTAGCAGCCAAAGAAAAGGTAGAAGCTCACAATATACAAATTGAGACAGATAACGCACAAGCTCAAGCAGCCTACGATAAAGCGATGGCTAAATATCAGGCAGATCTAACTCAATACAAAGCTGACCTTGCTGCCTACTCTGAGGCTGTTAAAAGTCGCACAATAGCTGAAGCTAAGAACGCAGCAGTGAGTGAAGCTAACGCTAAAGTTCAAGCTGATTATGAAGTGGCTAAAGCAGCATATGAAACAGAAAAAGGTCGGTATAACAAAGATCTTAAGGACTACAACGATGCCGTAGCTAAGAAAGCTGAAGTAGAAGCTCACAACACACAAATTGAGTCAGATAATGCACAAGCTCAGATTGACTATGAAAATGCTGTAAAAGCACACGAAGTAGCCAAAGCTGAATACAAAGAAGCCCTTGATGCTTTTAACAAAGCTGTGGCAGCTAAAGCAGCAGCAGAAGCTACAAATGCTAACATTACTAAAGGTAATCATGTGGTTTGGGACGCTTACAATGCAGATAAAGCGGAGTATGATGCCAAGAAAGCATCATATGATGTAGCTAGAGCAAAATACGAAGCTGAGAAAGCTCAATATGATCAAGCTAAAGAAGCCTTTGATGCTGCTAAAACAGCTTACGAACAAGCCCTTTCTAAATACGAAATTGACTATAATCACTATCTTGAAGACCTTAAAGCACGTTCGAATAATGGACTGAAATATGCTAGTGAATTAGCTAAATATGAATTGGCTAAGAAACAGTATGACGAAGCAAAAGCAGCTTACAATGAGTATTTGGCCTCTGCCAATCTTCAAAATATTGTACAAGACTTGACTTTCCTTCGAGAAAGCAATGCCACGCACACAACAACAGGGATTGATATGTGGTTGAAACGCGAAGCACAAGCTCGTCTTGGTTCGGGCGGAACTGTTGCGCAATACCGTACTGACCAAATGACTGCTACAGACACAGAAAGCAATAATCCATACAAGAACCAAGGTGAGAGTGAATGGGCTGTCGTTAAAGAAGGTCAGAAATTTGACGTTATTTATGAAAACCTTTCAGGTTCAAAACTTGGAGGTAAAACAATCTCTAAAGTAGTTTACAAATACGAGATTGTTAAGCTTCCATCTGCTGATGGTGTCGGTATCGCCCAAATCCATCAAGACCCAACACTCACAATGACGATTGGATCTGCTACAGATAATGACAAGCCAGTACACGTTAATGTTGATGTAGAGTTTTACGACGAAAATGGGAACAAAATTGATTGGGCTAATAAGAGCGCTATCTTTGCCCTCAATTCGCTTAACCATTGGGATGGCTCACCATACGTCGAGGCTTCTAAACCACGTGTATTGACTGTAGAAGCTAAGGATACTGAGAATAATGTAGTTCGTGGGACTTGGGATCCATACGCTGATGGCTCATCGCCCCAAAGCGCTGATGATCAACCAATTAAGAAATATGGTTCAGTTGCTGATATCGTATGGGAAAATGGTGCTAAAGTAACCATTAATGATTCGAACCCTCTTAAATTAGTAACAGCTAAATCTGAATGGAAAGATAATTCCTTCCAGGTTACAGAACAAAAAACAGTTACGGAAACATCATTGAATGCTTCAGGTAGTGCAAACGGCAAATCAATTGGAGCGGATACTTATGTATGGAATGACAATGGTGTTGAGAAGAATGATGTTCTTGGTACATACAAAATTGACCCAACAACCGGGTCTCTTGTCTACACACCAAAAGTTATTTTCCAAACAACTCGTCACCAAGAGTATGTAGGAATTGGTGATCAAGAATATATCTTGATGCCTCGTTCATCTGTATCATTTGATTCAGCGACTAATCAGGTTACATCACAAAAATCTAATCAATACACGTCACAAGGCTCTGTCTATAATGCTAACGCTAATGCTGTAACAAGTTCTGAAGGATGGGATAATCCAGCTTCAACAATCTTTTACTATGGTGGTGCCGGAGTTAAGATGATTACAGGCCATCTTGAGTTCATCGCAAAAGGTGCAAACGCAACAGGTGATGCAACTGTTTATTGGTTTGCAATCAACTCTAATTTGGCCTTTCCTAAAGATCCAGGTGAGGAACCTACTCCCCCAATACCTCCAACTGATCCAGTTGAACCGGAAAAGCCATCATTTGATGAAACAGAGCCAACTGCTCCAACTGAACCTACTCCCCCAACTCCCCCAGCAAAGCCAATCAGCAAACCAGAAGTTGAAGTTCCCGAAGTTCCTATCCCACCGGTAGAGCCAGCACCTCCAAGTCCAGTAACCCCGACACCTAAGTTGGATATTCCTGAGGTTCCAGATAGACCTACTCCTCCAATTCCACCAGCAGAACCACGGTATAAACCAAAAGTTGAAGTGCCAGAGGTTCCTGCCATTCCAAGAGAACCTACCCCTCCAAGTCCAGTAACCACCACACCTAAATTGGAAGTTCCCAAAGTCCCAAGTGAGCCTACCCCGCCTACCCCGCCAGTAGAGCCAATCTACAGGCCCGAAGTTGGTATCCCTGAAGTTCCCTCCAATCCGATCCCGCCAGCAGAACCAAACTACAAACTAGAAATTGAAGTTCCAGAGGTACCAGTAAGTCCAGAGCGTCAACAATTTTATGTGAAGTGGCATAAAAATTTTGTTGTCGAGCTTTCTGAAAAATTACTTCCGCCTGCAAACTCAAGCCTACCAGTAGAACCAGAAGTTGATATTCCTGAAGTCTCAGGGGAGTCAACTCCACCAGTCATGACAGAAAAGCCAAATACTGCAATTCCTGTGAAGTCTGTAACTCCTGCTCAAAAAGTATTGCCAGAAACAGGTGCTTCATACGGTGTGCCATTATTCATGGCTGGTATGACAGCATTTACAGCAGCTACCTTATTGGCGGTAACAAAATGTAAAGAAGACTGA
- a CDS encoding ABC transporter ATP-binding protein: MLEVVGLKKRFGDKAVLHGIDFQAEKGRIIGLVGKNGAGKTTIFHSILQFLDYEGQVRFDGQAISQASYEKIGYLPEERSLMSKLTVYNQVRYLASLKGLSTSYIKEQLPLWMAKLQVKGNPTDKIKSLSKGNQQKIQLMITLMHQPDLIILDEPFSGLDPVNTELLKQVILEEKQRGATIIFSDHVMTNVQEICDDILMIRDGKVVVSGSIDEVRNSYGKTRLFVASERTQEELEALPHVVSASRTKQGTWRLVLDDESAGPALFDILTQGQYVSTFDQQAPTIDEIFKLESGVAL, translated from the coding sequence ATGTTAGAAGTAGTGGGACTGAAGAAACGTTTTGGTGACAAGGCTGTTTTGCATGGGATTGATTTTCAAGCAGAAAAAGGACGGATTATAGGTCTTGTCGGGAAAAATGGTGCAGGAAAAACAACGATTTTTCATAGTATCTTGCAGTTTTTGGACTATGAAGGTCAGGTTCGTTTCGATGGGCAAGCCATTTCACAAGCAAGTTATGAGAAGATTGGCTATTTGCCAGAAGAACGAAGTTTGATGTCAAAATTAACGGTCTATAATCAGGTTCGTTATTTGGCCAGTTTGAAAGGCTTGTCGACTTCTTATATCAAGGAACAATTGCCCCTGTGGATGGCGAAATTGCAGGTCAAGGGAAATCCAACTGATAAAATTAAAAGTCTATCAAAGGGAAATCAGCAGAAAATCCAGTTGATGATTACCCTGATGCACCAGCCAGATTTGATTATCTTGGATGAGCCTTTTAGTGGTCTTGATCCAGTCAATACAGAATTGCTGAAACAAGTGATTTTAGAAGAAAAACAGCGTGGAGCGACCATTATTTTCTCAGACCATGTGATGACCAATGTTCAAGAAATCTGTGATGACATTTTGATGATTCGTGATGGGAAAGTAGTTGTTTCAGGGAGCATTGACGAGGTTCGAAATAGCTATGGCAAGACACGACTATTCGTTGCGAGCGAGCGTACACAGGAAGAATTGGAAGCTCTCCCCCATGTGGTTAGTGCCAGTCGGACCAAGCAAGGGACTTGGCGTCTCGTCTTGGATGATGAGTCAGCAGGCCCAGCCTTATTTGACATTCTCACTCAGGGACAATACGTGTCAACCTTTGACCAGCAAGCCCCAACGATTGATGAAATCTTCAAGTTAGAATCAGGAGTAGCCCTATGA
- a CDS encoding ABC transporter permease: MSQSSSEPLPIVSTSPEIEQALGEDKDKYDFEYQDQTAAQKAVDDGKMDGYLVLDVKDDQVHAAYHGKESIDRFAKESILSSLKKLQADLNQKAARLTGEQEKILSQEISYDEVIEKNTELAQTLQSGLVFVLSMALYMLLIIYATTTAQDIANEKGTKIMEVIFSSVRASNYFYGRMLGIMAVVLTHISIYVVGFLLAYFVAGRFPLVQMFLEQYQEIVALLFQPSTVFTAFFMLLGLVFYIVLSAACGALVTRVEDVNKAVQPLVLLVVVAMLMSISLGTKGEHILLTVGSYIPFFSPFFMPIRLIHEEASTLEGLLSLLILLGTTAGSIWYIGKIYSSLILQTDDLGLWKNFQRALKNR, encoded by the coding sequence ATGTCCCAATCTTCTTCTGAACCGCTCCCAATCGTTTCGACCAGTCCTGAGATTGAACAAGCCCTAGGAGAGGATAAGGATAAGTACGATTTTGAATACCAAGACCAAACGGCTGCCCAAAAAGCGGTGGACGATGGAAAAATGGATGGTTACCTCGTGCTAGATGTCAAAGACGATCAAGTGCATGCTGCTTATCATGGTAAGGAAAGCATAGACCGTTTTGCTAAGGAATCTATCTTGAGCAGTCTGAAAAAACTTCAGGCAGATTTGAACCAGAAAGCCGCTCGGTTGACTGGAGAGCAAGAAAAAATCTTATCTCAAGAAATAAGCTATGATGAAGTCATTGAGAAAAATACGGAATTAGCTCAGACACTGCAATCCGGTCTGGTTTTTGTCTTATCGATGGCACTCTATATGCTCCTGATTATCTACGCAACGACAACCGCGCAGGATATTGCGAATGAAAAAGGCACCAAGATTATGGAGGTCATTTTCTCCAGTGTTCGTGCCTCAAATTATTTTTACGGGCGTATGTTGGGGATTATGGCAGTTGTCTTGACACATATTTCCATCTATGTAGTTGGTTTTCTCCTCGCTTACTTTGTCGCGGGTCGGTTTCCACTTGTTCAGATGTTCTTGGAACAATACCAAGAAATAGTAGCGCTCTTATTCCAACCTTCTACCGTTTTTACTGCCTTCTTTATGCTATTGGGCTTGGTTTTCTACATTGTCCTGTCGGCAGCTTGTGGTGCCTTGGTAACGCGTGTGGAAGATGTCAATAAGGCGGTTCAACCTCTCGTCTTACTGGTTGTTGTGGCCATGCTGATGAGTATCAGTTTAGGAACAAAAGGGGAACATATTTTACTCACTGTTGGGTCTTATATCCCTTTCTTCTCACCATTTTTCATGCCGATTCGTCTCATTCATGAAGAAGCTTCTACTCTTGAAGGTCTGCTCTCCCTACTTATTTTGCTTGGGACGACAGCAGGTAGCATTTGGTATATTGGAAAAATCTATTCTAGCCTTATCCTCCAGACAGATGATTTAGGCTTGTGGAAAAATTTCCAACGTGCACTGAAAAATAGATAA
- a CDS encoding deoxycytidylate deaminase, producing the protein MSEKRLAWDEYFAAQALLIANRATCKRAKVGAVLVKENKVVATGYNGSVSGTEHCLDQECLVVDGHCVRTLHAEVNAILQGAERGIPKGFTAYVTHFPCLNCSKQLLQVGCKRVVYINEYRIDDYATYLYHEKECELVHLPIEKVKEAISQTDWI; encoded by the coding sequence ATGTCAGAAAAACGTTTAGCATGGGATGAATATTTTGCGGCACAAGCTCTCTTGATTGCCAATCGAGCAACCTGTAAAAGGGCTAAGGTGGGAGCGGTCTTGGTCAAGGAAAATAAGGTTGTAGCAACAGGTTATAATGGTTCTGTTTCAGGGACCGAGCACTGTTTGGACCAAGAATGTCTGGTAGTGGACGGTCACTGTGTCCGAACCTTACATGCAGAGGTCAATGCGATTTTACAAGGAGCAGAGCGAGGAATTCCCAAAGGTTTTACAGCCTATGTCACGCATTTTCCCTGTCTGAACTGTTCCAAGCAGCTCCTTCAAGTCGGCTGTAAGCGCGTGGTTTATATCAATGAATACCGCATAGACGACTATGCTACCTATCTTTATCACGAAAAAGAGTGCGAACTTGTTCACCTGCCGATTGAGAAGGTCAAAGAGGCGATTAGCCAGACGGATTGGATTTAA